Proteins encoded together in one Sceloporus undulatus isolate JIND9_A2432 ecotype Alabama chromosome 4, SceUnd_v1.1, whole genome shotgun sequence window:
- the ZNF706 gene encoding zinc finger protein 706 produces MARGQQKIQSQQKNAKKQAGQKKKQGHDQKAAAKAALIYTCTVCRTQMPDPKTFKQHFESKHPKTPLPPELADVQA; encoded by the exons ATGGCTCGTGGACAGCAGAAGATCCAGTCACAGCAgaaaaatgccaaaaagcaagctggacaaaaaaagaagcaaggcCATGATCAGAAGGCTGCAGCTAAGGCTGCTTTAATATACACATGCACCGTCTGTAGG ACACAGATGCCAGATCCCAAGACCTTCAAACAGCACTTTGAGAGTAAGCATCCGAAGACTCCACTCCCTCCAGAACTTGCTGATGTTCAGGCATAA